The Spirosoma foliorum genome has a window encoding:
- a CDS encoding glycoside hydrolase family 9 protein — protein sequence MPIRLPVIIALVISLTAFISLPVHVETRHALSLQTRQSQQPPAVIRINLLGYRPSSPKIAVWGSLTEQTLTQFQLVDEQTNRVIQQLPAGKAFGAYGPFQQTYRLDFSTVRQPGRYYLQTNDGVRSPSFRIDETVYDGAADFCLRYMRQQRSGYNPFLKDSCHTHDGYTLYGPMPDSTHIDASGGWHDASDYLQYVTTSANATYHLLAAQRDFPKAFGDQHQANGLPGSNGQADVLDEAQWGLDWLLKMHPREDWLFNQLGDDRDHAGMRIPKEDNFYGKGFERPVYFASGQPQGMFKYKSRATGVASTAGKVSSALALGYQLLHTRQPDYAKKLWQRSKSAYQLGLNKPGNCQTAPGRAPYFYEEDNYTDDMELATVEQLNAAKATGKQAANWQTKALDFARQEPVTPWILNDTARHYQWYPFVNVGHAELAKKLPASQRKTVTDFYKQGIETIWQRAKQNAFYRGVPFTWCSNNLTTSFATQCFWYRQLTHDTQYEALEQANFDWLFGCNIWGTSFVYGLPANADTPADPHSAFTHLKQYPIDGGLVDGPVRGSIYSKLIGITLYQPDEYAAFQSNVAVYHDDYGDYSTNEPTMDGTATLIYLLAAKQAEKPSALSPKAIPKKVSKPVKKLNLPANETKSTYFKGAKIRGDTSLKRLALVFTGDEFADGGSIIARTLRKHGVRASFFLTGRFLRNPNFSAIIKQLVQDGNYFGPHSDQHLLYCDWGKRDSLLVSRKEFVNDLRANYAALARFTNSSNNPRLFLPPYEWYNDSISVWTKAEEIQLINYTPGTLSHADYTTPEDRNYRTSETILQSIHTYEAKKPAGLNGFILLMHIGTGPTRTDKLYDRLDEFLTDYQRKGYQFVRVDEL from the coding sequence ATGCCTATTCGTCTACCTGTAATCATTGCGTTAGTAATCAGCCTCACCGCATTTATTAGTCTACCCGTCCATGTAGAGACAAGGCATGCCTTGTCTCTACAAACGCGCCAATCACAACAACCACCCGCCGTTATACGCATTAACCTCCTCGGTTATCGCCCTAGCAGCCCTAAAATAGCCGTTTGGGGAAGCTTGACTGAGCAGACGTTGACGCAGTTTCAACTTGTTGATGAACAGACGAATCGCGTAATCCAGCAATTACCAGCCGGAAAGGCATTTGGGGCTTATGGGCCGTTTCAGCAAACCTATCGACTCGATTTTTCAACTGTCCGACAACCGGGTCGCTATTACCTGCAAACAAACGACGGCGTCCGCTCACCCAGTTTCCGTATTGACGAAACCGTTTATGATGGTGCCGCTGATTTTTGTTTACGGTATATGCGCCAACAACGAAGTGGCTACAACCCATTCCTGAAAGATTCCTGTCATACGCACGACGGCTATACACTCTACGGCCCCATGCCCGATAGTACGCACATCGACGCGTCGGGAGGCTGGCACGACGCATCTGATTATCTGCAATATGTAACTACCTCTGCCAACGCAACTTATCATCTATTAGCGGCTCAGCGCGATTTCCCGAAGGCGTTCGGCGATCAGCATCAGGCGAATGGATTACCGGGCAGTAACGGACAAGCTGACGTACTGGACGAAGCGCAGTGGGGATTGGACTGGTTACTGAAAATGCATCCCAGAGAAGATTGGCTTTTCAATCAACTTGGCGATGATCGCGACCACGCTGGTATGCGCATTCCGAAAGAAGATAATTTCTACGGGAAAGGCTTTGAACGCCCCGTTTACTTCGCGTCGGGACAGCCGCAGGGGATGTTTAAGTACAAAAGCCGCGCAACTGGTGTAGCCTCTACCGCCGGAAAAGTCAGTAGCGCACTGGCTTTAGGTTATCAATTACTGCATACTCGTCAGCCTGATTATGCGAAGAAACTTTGGCAACGGTCAAAATCGGCCTATCAGCTTGGCTTGAACAAACCGGGAAACTGTCAGACGGCACCCGGACGGGCACCGTATTTCTACGAAGAAGACAACTATACCGACGACATGGAGCTGGCGACTGTTGAGCAACTCAATGCAGCCAAAGCCACAGGCAAGCAAGCAGCTAACTGGCAAACGAAAGCGCTGGATTTTGCCCGACAGGAGCCTGTGACACCCTGGATTCTGAACGATACCGCCCGACATTACCAATGGTATCCGTTTGTGAACGTCGGCCATGCTGAGCTGGCGAAAAAACTTCCCGCCAGTCAGCGCAAAACGGTCACTGATTTTTATAAGCAAGGCATCGAGACCATCTGGCAACGTGCGAAACAAAATGCGTTTTATCGGGGCGTCCCCTTTACGTGGTGCAGCAACAACCTCACCACTTCCTTTGCCACGCAGTGTTTCTGGTACCGTCAGTTAACGCATGATACGCAATACGAAGCACTTGAGCAGGCCAATTTCGACTGGTTATTTGGCTGTAACATCTGGGGCACCAGCTTCGTATATGGCCTTCCCGCTAATGCCGATACGCCCGCCGATCCACACTCAGCCTTTACGCACCTTAAACAATATCCGATTGATGGTGGTCTGGTCGATGGTCCCGTACGCGGCAGTATCTACAGCAAGCTGATTGGCATTACGCTCTATCAGCCCGACGAATATGCGGCTTTCCAGAGCAACGTAGCTGTTTATCACGACGATTATGGCGATTACAGTACCAACGAGCCAACAATGGATGGTACCGCAACGCTCATCTACTTATTAGCCGCCAAACAGGCCGAAAAACCTAGTGCTCTCAGTCCTAAAGCTATCCCTAAAAAAGTAAGCAAACCTGTTAAAAAGCTCAACCTACCAGCAAACGAAACCAAATCAACCTATTTCAAAGGGGCAAAAATTAGGGGCGATACCTCGCTCAAACGACTCGCACTCGTCTTCACAGGCGACGAATTTGCCGATGGTGGCTCAATCATTGCCCGAACGTTGCGCAAGCACGGCGTTCGGGCTTCGTTTTTTCTGACAGGGCGTTTTCTTCGAAATCCAAACTTCTCTGCGATAATCAAGCAGTTGGTTCAGGATGGAAATTACTTTGGCCCCCATTCTGACCAACACCTGTTGTATTGCGATTGGGGTAAACGAGATAGCTTGCTCGTCAGTCGAAAGGAGTTTGTGAACGACTTGCGGGCTAACTATGCAGCTCTGGCTCGCTTTACTAATTCATCTAACAACCCTCGCCTATTTCTACCACCTTACGAGTGGTATAACGACAGTATTTCGGTATGGACAAAGGCCGAGGAAATTCAACTCATCAACTATACACCTGGCACGTTGAGCCATGCCGATTACACAACGCCCGAAGATCGGAATTACCGAACCAGCGAGACAATCCTGCAATCCATTCACACGTATGAAGCCAAAAAGCCAGCGGGATTAAACGGATTTATCTTGCTGATGCACATCGGTACCGGCCCCACGCGAACGGATAAACTCTATGATCGCCTGGACGAGTTTTTAACTGACTATCAACGAAAAGGCTACCAGTTTGTGCGGGTTGATGAATTGTAA
- a CDS encoding ferritin-like domain-containing protein, which produces MKKQDNESGLTMLPGQLEPVKVGRRLFLYYAGALTAGGAMLAACGNEENPTTVMAPVDLGTGDTGILNYAYALEQLEAAFYTQVIATPYSGMTDAEKTLLSDIRDHEIVHREFLKAALGTSAIAGLTPNFASINFTDRASVLGTAKAFEDLGVSAYNGAGPLITNPDYLAVAGKIVSVEARHAAAIRDLLNPKSADFAGDDVVAPATGLDVSNPPATVLPIAQKYVKTTITATNLPK; this is translated from the coding sequence ATGAAAAAACAGGACAATGAATCGGGCCTTACCATGCTACCAGGCCAGTTAGAACCGGTTAAAGTAGGTCGCCGGTTGTTTCTCTACTATGCAGGCGCCTTAACCGCTGGAGGAGCTATGTTGGCCGCTTGTGGCAATGAAGAAAATCCAACAACAGTAATGGCTCCTGTGGATTTAGGCACGGGCGACACCGGGATTTTGAATTACGCCTATGCGTTGGAGCAGTTAGAAGCGGCTTTTTACACACAGGTAATTGCCACGCCCTACAGTGGAATGACAGACGCGGAAAAAACACTCTTAAGCGACATCCGCGATCATGAAATTGTTCACCGTGAATTTTTGAAAGCAGCGCTGGGCACTAGTGCTATTGCGGGTTTAACTCCAAATTTTGCGTCGATCAATTTCACCGACCGGGCTAGTGTTTTGGGAACAGCCAAAGCGTTTGAAGATCTTGGGGTATCGGCCTACAATGGGGCGGGTCCGCTCATTACAAATCCAGATTACCTGGCAGTAGCCGGAAAGATTGTATCGGTTGAAGCGCGTCATGCGGCAGCCATTCGTGATCTACTCAATCCGAAATCAGCTGACTTTGCTGGCGACGATGTAGTGGCTCCTGCCACGGGTCTCGATGTCTCGAATCCACCCGCAACGGTGTTGCCTATCGCACAGAAGTACGTAAAAACAACCATTACGGCCACCAATCTTCCCAAGTAA
- a CDS encoding TlpA disulfide reductase family protein — MTLKKLVLALGCLLAGFSSEAQTKPKDGFWRGVFTMAGGLQAPFNFELKGKSAYLINGTERFELPGVHQQGDSLFIPVDVYNRLLAAKIENDGTLVGTFNYLGTSTPVKPIPFRAEYGKKYRFVEHPAPASVSLQGKWDVVINDKTKLIGVFEQRANRLTGTFLSTGGDLRYYEGVVQADSFALSAFDGSSPQLFKGKVSGNQLIGEQASARAVQPITGTRNAQAALPDAYSLTTMKKGVPFAFTFPDAFTGKPVSLNDPKYKDKVVIVTIMGSWCHNCMDEAALLSPWYEANKKRGVEIIGLAFEYKNDPAFAKARLEPMKKRYQIGYDILFAGLLDGKHPSEALPALSEVAVFPTTIFVRRNGEVAKVHTGYSGPATGQYYEEFVKEFNTEMDHLINETPSGETKPRLNK, encoded by the coding sequence ATGACTCTCAAAAAACTAGTCCTTGCACTTGGATGTCTGCTGGCCGGTTTTAGTAGTGAGGCACAGACAAAACCAAAAGATGGCTTTTGGCGAGGAGTTTTTACAATGGCGGGTGGACTGCAGGCACCTTTCAATTTCGAACTGAAGGGAAAATCGGCTTACCTGATCAATGGAACGGAGCGATTCGAACTTCCGGGCGTCCATCAACAGGGTGATTCATTGTTTATTCCGGTTGATGTTTACAATCGGCTACTAGCCGCCAAAATTGAAAACGATGGAACGCTGGTAGGAACGTTTAATTACCTGGGAACCTCGACACCCGTTAAGCCAATACCGTTTCGGGCCGAGTATGGTAAAAAGTATCGCTTTGTGGAGCATCCGGCCCCCGCTTCGGTTAGTTTACAGGGGAAATGGGATGTGGTTATTAACGACAAAACCAAGTTGATCGGTGTATTTGAGCAACGCGCCAACCGACTGACGGGTACGTTTCTGAGTACAGGTGGCGACCTCCGTTATTACGAAGGTGTTGTGCAGGCCGATAGTTTCGCCTTGTCGGCGTTCGATGGGTCTAGTCCACAATTATTTAAGGGAAAAGTTAGCGGCAATCAGCTAATTGGTGAACAGGCCAGTGCGCGGGCTGTACAGCCTATTACGGGCACCCGAAATGCGCAGGCTGCCTTGCCCGACGCTTATAGCCTGACAACTATGAAAAAAGGAGTCCCTTTTGCGTTTACGTTTCCAGATGCGTTTACGGGCAAACCAGTATCGTTGAATGATCCGAAGTATAAGGATAAAGTAGTTATCGTAACCATTATGGGAAGCTGGTGCCACAACTGTATGGACGAAGCCGCCCTTCTGTCGCCCTGGTACGAAGCCAATAAAAAGCGGGGCGTTGAAATTATTGGGCTGGCGTTTGAGTATAAGAATGATCCAGCCTTTGCCAAAGCCCGACTTGAACCCATGAAAAAACGGTATCAGATTGGGTATGATATTCTGTTTGCGGGCCTCTTAGATGGTAAACATCCGTCAGAAGCATTACCCGCATTGAGCGAAGTAGCGGTTTTCCCCACAACGATTTTTGTTCGGCGAAATGGCGAAGTCGCGAAAGTACATACCGGCTATTCGGGACCAGCAACCGGGCAGTATTACGAAGAATTTGTGAAGGAATTCAACACCGAAATGGATCACCTGATCAATGAGACACCTTCGGGCGAAACGAAACCGCGACTCAATAAATAA
- a CDS encoding ferritin-like domain-containing protein: protein MNLFKLISDIEKVDPEFSDRYSFYSRRNLLKFSSNLIAAGIPAIVAGTLNKALAQTTTAPSQAAIDVANFALTLEYLEDEFYRTGLGTSGLVPSTDTTVITQISKHETAHVALLKGALGAAAVAKPTFKYPAGTFTSYATFLNTARLLEDTGVQAYKGQAPALINDKAILGVALQIHSVEARHASEVRRMLGMKGWVSDATQTTFMQGTVNLKTLPNVTGISDDNFRGAFDEPLTKAQVLAGAAPFLS, encoded by the coding sequence ATGAATTTATTTAAATTAATATCTGATATTGAGAAGGTTGATCCCGAATTTAGTGATCGCTATAGCTTTTACTCTCGCCGGAACCTCCTCAAATTTAGCTCAAACCTGATTGCTGCGGGTATTCCAGCTATTGTTGCGGGTACACTCAATAAAGCACTGGCCCAAACCACAACGGCACCTTCGCAGGCCGCCATCGATGTAGCCAACTTTGCCCTGACGCTCGAATATCTGGAAGACGAATTTTACCGTACTGGATTAGGCACATCAGGCTTAGTGCCCTCTACGGATACTACAGTTATCACACAGATTAGCAAACACGAAACTGCACACGTAGCCTTGCTAAAAGGCGCTCTGGGTGCAGCTGCGGTAGCCAAACCGACCTTCAAGTATCCAGCCGGGACGTTTACTAGTTATGCGACGTTCTTAAACACGGCTCGTTTGCTGGAAGATACGGGAGTCCAGGCCTATAAAGGTCAGGCCCCTGCTCTGATCAATGATAAAGCCATTTTGGGCGTAGCGCTGCAAATTCACTCGGTAGAAGCCCGTCATGCGTCGGAAGTTCGCCGGATGCTGGGTATGAAAGGCTGGGTTTCGGATGCGACTCAGACAACCTTTATGCAGGGCACGGTGAATTTAAAAACGCTGCCTAATGTAACGGGCATATCGGACGATAATTTCCGAGGTGCCTTTGATGAGCCATTAACAAAAGCACAGGTACTGGCTGGTGCAGCGCCATTCCTGAGCTAA
- a CDS encoding pyruvate carboxylase, giving the protein MKEYIRPIKRLLVANRGEIAIRIMRAATELGITTVAVYTYEDRYSLHRYKADEAYQIGRDEDALKPYLDVEGIILLAKRHKIDAIHPGYGFLSENVKLARRCREEGIIFIGPSPEAMDALGDKVRAKNLATKAGVPLIPDSREENMSPEFALTEAQRIGFPIMVKAAAGGGGRGMRVVRQAEEFEKAFAEAKNEARNAFGDDTIFLEKFIEEPKHIEVQLLGDQHGNIVHLYERDCSVQRRFQKVVEVAPSFGLKQETKDKLYAYALQLGRAVEYSNAGTVEFLVDKNENIYFIEVNPRIQVEHTITEEVTGIDIVRTQILIAMGYQLSDNGIYINRQEDIPLNGYAIQCRITTEDPSNGFKPDFGTITAYRNAAGFGIRLDEGSSYAGMKISPYFDSMIVKVSARGRTLKGATQRLTRALLEFRIRGVKTNISFLLNVISHPIFQRGEARVSFIETHPELFNLRKPQDRSTRVLNYLADVIVNGNPEVKKKDDSKVFRTPIVPAFDTYGAYPAGNRDRLKELGREKFSQWVKDQKCVLYTDTTFRDGHQSLLATRVRTQDLQKVAEGFAKNHPELFSMEVWGGATFDVAMRFLYESPWKRLEALREAMPNMLLQMLFRGSNAVGYSAYPDNLIEKFVEKSWETGIDVFRIFDSLNWVEAMKVSIRAVRERTDALCEAAICYTGDVLSPNQHKYTLQYYLDMARQLEDEGAHLLAIKDMAGLLKPLSAEVLVSELKKAVSIPIHLHTHDTAGIQAATYLKAIDSGVDIVDCALGALSGLTSQPNFNSVVAMMEGHERECKMNLPSLNAYSNYWEDVREYYYPFESGMKASSAEVYENEIPGGQYSNLKPQAIATGLGDKFETLKKNYSVANQLFGDIVKVTPSSKVVGDMAIFMTANNLTANDVLTRGDSLSFPESVKELMKGILGQPVGGFPEDIQKVVLKGEEPITDRPNKHLKPIDFDADFREFEAKYPLCDGFLDYLSYQMYPKVYDEYYKANEQYGNVSIIPTPAFFYGLKENEEILINIEEGKNILVRLLFRSEPDEFGMRTITFELNGQSRQVKVRDKASKVEKSHHVKASKAGDIGAPLQGRLTRILVKEGDTVKKNQPLFVIEAMKMESIVAAQKAGTVSKIVLKESTTVEQDDCVLELA; this is encoded by the coding sequence ATGAAAGAGTACATCCGACCCATCAAACGTTTGCTTGTCGCTAACCGGGGCGAAATTGCCATCCGTATCATGCGTGCTGCCACCGAATTGGGCATTACCACCGTTGCTGTTTACACCTATGAAGACCGCTATTCGCTTCACCGCTACAAGGCCGATGAAGCGTATCAGATTGGTCGGGATGAAGATGCGCTGAAACCGTATTTAGATGTCGAGGGTATTATTTTACTGGCTAAACGTCATAAAATCGATGCCATTCATCCCGGCTACGGCTTTCTATCGGAGAATGTAAAACTGGCTCGTCGGTGCCGCGAAGAGGGAATTATCTTCATCGGCCCATCGCCCGAAGCAATGGACGCGCTTGGCGATAAAGTGCGAGCCAAGAATCTGGCTACCAAAGCTGGCGTACCACTCATTCCCGATTCTCGGGAAGAGAACATGAGCCCCGAATTTGCCCTGACCGAAGCTCAGCGAATTGGTTTCCCGATTATGGTGAAAGCCGCAGCTGGTGGCGGTGGGCGAGGAATGCGGGTAGTTCGGCAGGCCGAAGAATTTGAAAAGGCATTTGCCGAAGCAAAGAACGAAGCCCGCAACGCGTTTGGTGATGACACGATTTTCCTGGAAAAATTCATCGAAGAACCCAAGCACATCGAAGTTCAATTGCTTGGTGATCAGCATGGAAACATCGTTCACTTATATGAGCGGGATTGCTCGGTACAACGCCGGTTCCAGAAGGTTGTGGAAGTGGCACCCTCCTTTGGCCTGAAGCAGGAAACCAAGGATAAACTCTATGCGTACGCGCTTCAACTGGGCCGGGCTGTCGAATATTCCAACGCAGGAACGGTTGAATTCCTAGTCGATAAAAATGAGAATATCTACTTCATTGAAGTAAATCCACGGATTCAGGTTGAGCACACCATTACGGAAGAAGTAACCGGAATCGACATTGTCAGAACCCAGATCCTGATTGCGATGGGTTACCAACTTTCCGACAATGGTATTTATATCAATCGGCAGGAAGATATCCCATTGAACGGCTACGCTATTCAGTGTCGTATCACGACTGAAGATCCGTCGAATGGGTTTAAACCCGATTTTGGTACGATCACGGCCTACCGTAATGCGGCTGGTTTCGGTATCCGGTTAGATGAGGGAAGTAGCTACGCGGGTATGAAAATCTCGCCCTACTTCGACTCGATGATTGTGAAAGTTTCGGCGAGGGGACGCACACTCAAAGGAGCGACTCAACGCCTGACGCGGGCACTGCTGGAGTTCCGGATTCGGGGTGTTAAAACCAACATCAGCTTTTTGCTGAATGTGATTAGTCACCCAATTTTTCAGCGGGGCGAAGCACGGGTTTCGTTCATTGAAACGCACCCCGAGCTCTTTAACCTCCGTAAACCACAGGACCGGTCAACGCGCGTACTCAACTACCTCGCTGATGTTATTGTAAACGGTAATCCGGAAGTAAAAAAGAAAGACGACAGCAAAGTATTCCGCACGCCTATTGTTCCGGCTTTCGATACCTACGGGGCTTACCCAGCCGGGAACCGGGATCGTCTGAAAGAACTAGGCCGCGAGAAGTTTTCGCAGTGGGTGAAAGATCAGAAATGCGTCCTCTATACCGATACGACGTTCCGCGATGGACATCAGTCATTGCTGGCAACACGGGTTCGAACCCAGGATTTGCAGAAAGTAGCCGAAGGGTTCGCAAAAAACCATCCAGAACTATTCTCAATGGAAGTCTGGGGCGGTGCGACCTTCGATGTCGCTATGCGTTTCCTCTACGAAAGTCCCTGGAAACGGTTGGAAGCGCTGCGTGAGGCCATGCCGAACATGCTGTTGCAAATGCTGTTCCGTGGTTCCAACGCGGTTGGTTATTCGGCTTACCCCGATAACCTGATCGAAAAATTTGTGGAGAAATCGTGGGAAACCGGTATCGATGTCTTCCGAATTTTCGATTCACTCAACTGGGTTGAGGCCATGAAAGTGAGTATTCGGGCTGTTCGTGAGCGTACCGACGCCCTTTGCGAAGCCGCTATTTGCTACACAGGAGATGTTCTGTCGCCTAACCAGCACAAATACACGCTCCAGTATTACCTCGACATGGCTCGTCAGCTCGAAGATGAGGGCGCTCATTTGCTGGCCATCAAAGACATGGCTGGTTTGCTGAAACCGCTTTCGGCTGAGGTATTGGTGAGTGAGTTGAAAAAAGCCGTGAGCATTCCAATTCACCTGCATACGCATGATACGGCGGGTATTCAGGCGGCTACCTACCTGAAAGCGATTGACTCGGGAGTAGATATTGTCGATTGTGCTTTGGGCGCGTTATCGGGCCTAACGTCGCAGCCGAACTTTAACTCGGTCGTAGCGATGATGGAGGGGCACGAGCGCGAATGCAAAATGAATCTGCCCTCGCTGAACGCCTATTCCAACTACTGGGAAGATGTTCGGGAGTATTACTACCCGTTTGAGTCGGGTATGAAAGCGAGCAGTGCCGAGGTGTATGAAAATGAAATTCCCGGAGGTCAATATTCGAACTTAAAACCACAGGCTATTGCAACTGGTCTGGGCGATAAATTCGAGACGCTGAAGAAGAATTACTCGGTGGCTAACCAATTGTTTGGCGATATCGTGAAAGTAACACCTTCGTCGAAGGTAGTGGGGGATATGGCGATTTTCATGACTGCCAATAACCTCACCGCCAACGATGTATTGACACGAGGAGACTCCTTATCCTTCCCCGAATCGGTAAAAGAACTGATGAAAGGAATTCTGGGTCAACCAGTTGGTGGATTCCCCGAAGACATTCAGAAAGTTGTGCTGAAAGGCGAAGAACCGATTACGGATCGACCCAATAAGCACTTGAAACCCATAGACTTCGATGCTGATTTCAGGGAATTCGAGGCAAAATACCCGCTTTGCGATGGCTTCCTGGATTATTTGTCGTACCAGATGTATCCGAAGGTCTATGACGAATATTATAAGGCGAATGAGCAGTATGGTAACGTCAGCATCATTCCGACACCTGCGTTTTTCTATGGTCTAAAAGAGAACGAAGAAATCCTGATTAACATCGAAGAAGGGAAGAATATCCTGGTTCGGTTGTTATTCCGGTCGGAGCCAGACGAGTTCGGTATGCGGACGATTACCTTCGAACTGAACGGTCAGAGCCGGCAGGTGAAGGTGCGTGATAAAGCATCGAAAGTGGAGAAGTCGCATCACGTTAAAGCGAGCAAAGCGGGCGATATAGGGGCTCCGTTGCAGGGACGACTTACGCGTATTCTGGTGAAAGAAGGAGATACGGTTAAGAAAAACCAACCGCTGTTCGTGATCGAAGCCATGAAAATGGAAAGTATCGTAGCCGCTCAGAAGGCAGGAACAGTTAGTAAAATCGTCCTGAAAGAAAGTACAACGGTTGAGCAGGACGACTGTGTATTAGAGCTTGCGTAG
- a CDS encoding neutral/alkaline non-lysosomal ceramidase N-terminal domain-containing protein → MKFVRILLKVLLGLVIFILLFLAVSLAPVDDTPYQQMPYYTQTKQRLEQLSAPSTAKTPLQAGWAKVNITPPYDTPTGGYGARRGKHWHVVADSIFARAIVLDNGGTKVAVVGLDLLITPPTVMEALKKRLPEVGLQWENVYTGAIHSHNSIGGWAPGLVGQLIAGGYDEKIVTRITDGVLQAIRNAQTNMAPVQVGFGQADASDHIYNRIGSSGPTGPLDGMIRLLKLKKSTGESALLCTFSGHATLYEDDMWNYLSRDYPGSLVDRLEKKSADFAVFMAGAVGSTGPQARGKTDFQEIRNYAGDLALRIERTVPQIQTKSDSALAILTLPLGLREPHPRVIGNWRVRPWLFYAIYGDYPSDLKALRIGQTVMLGTPCDFSGEFVADFKPLATQKGVNLMITSFDGGYIGYVTPDAYYNRPTYETRDMNWFGPYNGTYFEEMMMGLLKKI, encoded by the coding sequence ATGAAATTCGTCCGTATTCTTCTCAAAGTTCTTCTGGGGCTGGTTATTTTTATTCTACTCTTTCTGGCTGTTAGTCTGGCGCCTGTTGATGACACGCCTTATCAGCAAATGCCCTACTACACTCAAACTAAACAACGGCTCGAGCAACTCTCGGCACCATCAACGGCCAAAACTCCTCTACAAGCCGGTTGGGCAAAAGTAAATATTACCCCCCCTTACGATACGCCCACTGGCGGCTATGGGGCACGGCGTGGTAAACACTGGCACGTTGTTGCCGATTCCATTTTTGCACGGGCTATTGTACTGGATAACGGTGGTACCAAAGTCGCGGTGGTGGGTTTGGATTTACTCATTACGCCCCCGACTGTCATGGAAGCGCTCAAAAAACGCCTTCCTGAGGTCGGTTTGCAGTGGGAGAATGTCTATACGGGCGCTATTCACTCACACAATAGCATTGGTGGCTGGGCACCCGGTCTGGTTGGGCAACTAATTGCGGGCGGCTACGATGAGAAAATTGTGACCCGCATTACAGATGGAGTCCTGCAGGCCATTCGGAATGCGCAAACCAATATGGCTCCCGTTCAGGTGGGTTTTGGACAGGCAGATGCCAGCGATCACATCTACAACCGAATTGGAAGCTCAGGACCAACTGGGCCACTCGATGGTATGATTCGCCTACTGAAGTTGAAAAAATCGACGGGCGAGTCTGCCTTGCTGTGCACCTTTTCTGGCCACGCGACTCTCTATGAGGACGATATGTGGAATTACCTCAGTCGTGATTATCCAGGTTCGCTCGTAGATCGGTTGGAAAAGAAATCGGCTGATTTCGCCGTGTTTATGGCCGGGGCCGTTGGTAGCACAGGACCACAAGCGCGGGGCAAAACTGATTTTCAGGAAATCCGAAATTATGCTGGTGATTTAGCCCTACGGATCGAGCGAACTGTTCCCCAAATCCAGACGAAATCCGACAGTGCATTGGCCATTCTCACCTTACCGCTGGGTTTACGAGAGCCACACCCGCGCGTAATCGGAAACTGGCGGGTGCGCCCCTGGTTGTTCTATGCCATCTACGGTGACTACCCATCCGATCTGAAAGCTTTGCGCATTGGCCAAACCGTAATGCTGGGTACCCCCTGCGATTTCTCCGGCGAATTTGTTGCCGACTTCAAGCCATTAGCCACCCAAAAAGGTGTTAACCTAATGATTACCAGTTTCGACGGTGGCTATATCGGTTACGTCACCCCCGATGCTTACTACAATCGCCCAACCTACGAAACCCGCGACATGAATTGGTTTGGCCCCTATAATGGTACCTATTTCGAGGAAATGATGATGGGGTTGTTGAAGAAGATATAG
- a CDS encoding DUF1345 domain-containing protein, whose amino-acid sequence MINKLIQYVSRFDSHHRLMIALAVSGIAYFIVPESYNVPAHVTAVWVAFAMTILGLAWTSLLVAHPRDLPKLSRLQDSSRLYILVFVVVAAVASLFAVVALLNSMDNNRREHLLLPILAVANAWILVHTVFTIRYAHLYYGNDTRLSKRPKGLNFPDEPEPDYLDFAYFSFVIGMTSQVSDVTISSKRMRRTALAHGVLSFGFNAIIIALTISGISK is encoded by the coding sequence ATGATCAATAAATTGATTCAGTACGTTTCCCGATTCGATTCGCATCATCGGCTTATGATTGCCCTGGCTGTATCAGGAATCGCCTATTTCATTGTTCCGGAGAGTTATAATGTCCCTGCTCATGTCACGGCTGTCTGGGTAGCCTTTGCCATGACAATATTAGGGCTGGCCTGGACATCTTTGCTGGTGGCACATCCCCGCGATTTGCCAAAACTGTCGCGCCTTCAGGATTCAAGTCGACTTTATATTCTGGTTTTTGTTGTCGTAGCCGCCGTTGCCAGCTTGTTCGCGGTTGTGGCCCTGCTCAATTCGATGGATAACAACCGAAGAGAGCATCTTCTGCTACCTATTCTGGCGGTTGCCAATGCCTGGATTTTGGTGCATACGGTCTTTACAATCCGTTACGCACATCTCTATTATGGCAATGATACCCGATTGAGCAAGCGTCCCAAAGGCTTGAATTTCCCGGATGAGCCCGAGCCTGACTACCTCGATTTCGCTTACTTTTCGTTCGTTATTGGCATGACTAGCCAGGTTTCCGATGTAACGATCAGTTCAAAAAGAATGCGTCGAACCGCGCTGGCTCATGGCGTGCTTTCGTTTGGTTTCAACGCGATTATCATTGCGTTGACGATAAGCGGCATCTCCAAATAG